The Procambarus clarkii isolate CNS0578487 chromosome 56, FALCON_Pclarkii_2.0, whole genome shotgun sequence genome includes a region encoding these proteins:
- the LOC138353039 gene encoding uncharacterized protein: MSEDELDPPVHKLWDLATLGIVPKQPSPDDDWTYKQYLDQLSTEIINTGAKTRQSSVSLNDCLQTGPSLTQRLYDMLLKFHIGTDAYTADISKAFLRVGLQEEDRNYTKFLWIEDPNDPNSE, encoded by the exons atgtccgaggatgagcttgatccccctgtTCATAAactatgggacctggcaactctcggcattgtccctaaACAGCCTAGCCCAGATGacgactggacttacaaacaatacctggaccagttatctacagagataatcaatactgg CGCTAAGACAAGGCAGagtagtgtttcgttaaatgactgccttcaaactggacctagcctgacacaaaggctataCGACATGCTGTTAAAGTTTCACATCGGGACTgatgcatatacggccgacatcagcaaggctttccttagggtaggtctccaagaagaagaccggaactacacaaagttcctatggatcgaGGATCCTAACGATCCAAACAGTGAATGA